The Mesorhizobium sp. B2-8-5 genome segment AGACCTGCATCGGCAGGCCGCCCTGCGGTTGCGTGGTGAGCTTCTGCACCGGCCATGGCCGGGTCTCAGGAGTCACGTCGAACCGGAAGCGCGACAGCAGGATCGCCAGGGCGATGATCGCCTCCTGCATGGCGAAGCTGGCACCGATGCAGACGCGCGGCCCGGCGCCGAACGGCAGGTACTGGAACCGGTCGATCCGGTCGCGGTTTTCCGGATGGAAGCGCTCCGGCAGGAAGGCGTTCGGCCTGTCCCAGAGCTTGCGGTGGCGATGCACGACCCACGGCATCACCAGCACGGCGGCGTATTTCGGAATGTACAACCCGTTCCAGGTCTCCGGCTCGATCGGCTCGCGGTTGATCGAGGGTGCCGGCGGGTAGAGCCGCAGCGCCTCCTCGAAAACGGCGCGGGTGAGCGGCATGGCATCCAGCCATTTGGTCGGATCGGGCTCGCGCGCCAGCACGGCGTCGATCTCCCGCTCGACCTTGTCGCGTTCCCAGGGCGCCCCGGCGAGGCAATAGATCGTCCAGCCCAGCGCCCGCGCGGTCGTCTCGTGGCCGGCGCCGATGAAGGTGATGATGTTGTCCTCGACTTCGGCGCGCGTCAGTCCGTCCGGCCCCTCGGCGCGCAGCAGAAGCGTGAGGAAATCCTGAGGCACGCCGTCGGGATCGCGCTTCATCCGCTCTTCGCGCATCCTCACCGTGCCGGCGACGATGTTGCGGAAATAGGCCATGGTCTTGCGGCCGCGGATGCGGGTGAGACGCGGCAGCCATTCCGGCGCGCGCAACAGGTCGAGCGGATCGACGCGGCCCATCGTCTCGAACAGGCGATCGATCTCCTTGGCGAAGCTGCCGGGCTCGCCGGCGATCTCGCCGGAAAACAGCGTCTCGGCCAGAATGTCATAGGTGAGCAGCGTCATGTCATGGGCGACATCGGTCTCACCGCCGGCCTCGTAGCGGGTGGCGAATTCCAGCGTGCGTCTCAGCATCGGCTCGGCGAAGCCGAAGATGTGGCGCGGCGTGAACACCGGCGCCATCGCCTTGCGCGAGCGCTTCCAGACCTCGCCCTCGGCGGTCAGCAGTCCGTCGCGCAGGATCGGCCGCAGCACCAGTTGGCGCACGGTCGCCATCTTGTAGTTCCTGGCGTTGTCGACCAGCACATGGCGGATAAGGCCCGGATCATTGGCGACCACCAGCGGCCCGCCGACGCCGGTGACCGAAATCCAGGGCTCGTTGTAGGTGTGCTCGCCCCATAATTCGAGCGGGTTGCGGTAGATGATACGCATCATCTCCAGCGTCGAAGGCGGCTTTGTGCGCGGCGTCGGCGCCGGCGGCACGAAGGGGGCGGGCTTGGTGTCCATGAAGCGTGCTCCGCTGACAGCGCCGAATGTAGTGTCCGACGAAGCGGACGTCCATGTGACCGAGCGGCCCGGCGCCTCGCCGGAATGTGAACGACGTCCGCCGATGCCTGCTTGTTGCGGGTGGAGGCTTGCTTTAGTCACCAACGGATACCGTCAAGCAAGGAGCCCCAAGTGAAGCAACGCCTGGACATCATCATCGGCAGCACGCGGCCGGGACGCGCCGGCCCGATCTTCGGCGAATGGCTGGAGGGCTTCGCCCGCGAGCATGGCAAGTTCGAGCCGGTGCTGACCGACATCGCGGCGTTCAACCTGCCGATGCTCGACGAGCCGCACCATCCGCGCCTGCGCAAATACGAGAACGACCACACCAAGGCCTGGTCGAAGGCGATCGATGCCGCCGATGCCTTCGTGTTCGTCGCGCCGGAGTATAACTACTTCGTGGCGCCCGCGATCGTGAACGCCATCGACTACCTGGTCCATGAATGGCGCTACAAGCCGGCAGCGATCTTCAGCTATGGCGGCGTGTCAGGCGGCCTGCGCGCGGCGCAGGCCTTGAAGCCGTTGCTCACCTCCGTCGGCGTCATGCCGATCCCGGAGGGCGTGGCGCTGCCCGCCTATGCGACGCTGCTCGACCAGAACCGAGCATTTCATCCGAGCGAACAGGTGCAGGGAGGCGCCAGGACGATGCTGGACGAACTGTCCCGATGGAGCGAGGCGCTGAAGACGTTGCGTGCCGCCGGATAGGCGCGAGGCTCCCCGCGAAGACACTTGCGAGGCCGCGCTTCGGCACGGCTTTCACTGTCGGACGCCCCAATGCGCTCGCCAGCATCTCGCGCGGACGTGACGGGGTCGCTCGCCAAGCCGGCAAAATGGCCGCAAACCTTGGAAAAGCAACCGTTTGCGCCTATATCTAGGACATCAAAACGGCGCGATTCGGGGCCATTTTTCCGCGCTGTACCAGCGGCATCAATCAGACAGGTTTTCATGAGCGACCAGACCGAAAGCGCCAATGGCGCGGAAGCCGAGTACGGCGCCGATTCCATCAAGGTTTTGAAGGGGTTGGATGCCGTGCGCAAGCGGCCGGGCATGTATATCGGCGACACCGATGACGGCTCGGGCCTGCATCACATGGTCTATGAGGTGGTGGACAACGCCATCGACGAGGCGCTGGCCGGCCACGCCGACCTCGTCTCCGTGACGCTCAACCCCGACGGTTCCGTCACCGTGATCGACAATGGCCGCGGCATTCCGACCGATATCCACCCCTCGGAGGGCGTTTCGGCGGCCGAAGTGATCATGACGCAGCTGCATGCCGGCGGCAAATTCGACCAGAACTCCTACAAGGTCTCGGGCGGCCTGCACGGCGTCGGCGTCTCGGTGGTCAATGCGCTTTCGGCATGGCTGAAGATCAAGGTCCGCCGCAACGGCGAGATCTTCGAGATGAGCTTCACGCACGGCAATGCCGACGCACCGCTGAAGGTGACCGGAAGCTACGAGCAGGACAAGCGCCCGGGCACCTATGAGGGCCGCAGCGGCAGCGAAATCACGTTCTTCCCGTCGGCCGAGACCTTCACCATGGTCGAGTTCGACTACAGCACGCTGGAGCATCGACTGCGCGAGCTTGCCTTCCTCAATTCCGGCGTGCGCATCGTGCTGACCGACGCCCGCCATGCCGACATCGTGCGCCATGAGCTGCATTACGACGGCGGCCTGGAGGAGTTCGTCAAATATCTCGACCGGGTGAAGAAGCCGCTGATCGAGACGCCGATCGCCATCCGCGCCGAGCGCGACGGCATCACCGTCGAAGTCGCGATGTGGTGGAACGACAGCTACCACGAGAATGTGCTGGCCTTCACCAACAACATCCCGCAGCGAGACGGCGGCACGCATCTGGCGGGCTTTCGCGCGGCGCTGACCAGACAGGTCACCGGCTACGGCGAATCGTCCGGCCAGACCAAGAAGGAAAAGGTATCGCTGACCGGCGACGATTGCCGCGAAGGTCTGACCGCGGTCCTCTCGGTCAAGGTGCCGGACCCGAAATTCTCCTCGCAGACGAAGGACAAGCTGGTCTCGTCCGAGGTGCGCCCGGTGGTGGAAAGCCTGGTCAACGAGGCGCTCGGCACCTGGCTGGAAGAACATCCCGCCGAAGGCAAGGTCGTGGTCGAGAAAGTGATCCAGGCGGCCGCGGCGCGCGAGGCCGCGCGCAAGGCGCGCGACATCACGCGCAAGAGCTCGCTCGGCGTCACCTCGCTGCCCGGCAAGCTTGCCGACTGCCAGGAGCGCGACCCGGCCAAGTCCGAAATCTTCATCGTCGAGGGTGACTCGGCCGGCGGCTCGGCCAAGGGCGGGCGCTCGCGCCAGAACCAGGCGATCCTGCCGCTGCGCGGCAAGATCCTGAATGTCGAGCGCGCGCGCTTCGACCGCATGCTCTCCTCCGACATGATCGGCACGCTGATCACCGCGCTCGGCACCTCGATCGGCAAGGACGAGTTCAACGCCGACAAGCTGCGCTACCACAAGATCATCCTGATGACCGACGCCGACGTCGACGGCGCCCACATCCGCACGCTGCTGCTCACCTTCTTCTTCCGGCAGATGCCGGAGCTGATCGAGCGCGGCCATCTCTACATCGCCCAGCCGCCGCTCTACAAAGTGACCCGGGGCAAGAGCTCGCAATACCTCAAGGACGAAAACGCCTATGAGGAATATCTGATCGAGTCCGGGCTGGACGAGGCTTCGCTGACGCTCGCCTCCGGCGAGGTGCGGACAGGCCAGGATCTGCGCAGCGCCATCGACGACGCAATTGCCGTGCGCCAGCTGATCAACGGGCTGCACACGCGCTACAACCGCAGCGTCGTCGAGCAGGCGGCGATCGCCGGCGCGCTCAACGCCGATGTGCTTGCCGATCTCGGCCGCGCCAATGCGATGGCCGAGCGCGTCGCCGGGCGGCTCGATATGATCGCCGAAGAGACCGAGCGCGGCTGGACCGGGCGCCCGTCGGCCTCCAATGACGGCTCCGGCGGCTATGTGTTCGAGCGCACCGTGCGCGGCGTGAAGGACGTGGCGCAGCTCGATGCCGGGCTGATCGCTTCGGCCGATGCGCGCCAGCTCGACCGCTATGCCTCGCGCCTGGCGGAAGTCTATGGCGAGCAGCCGACCTTGCGCCGCAAGGAAAGCTCCGAGCTGCTTTCGGGACCACTGGCGCTGCTCAACGCAGTGTTCGCTACCGGCCGCAAGGGGCTGACCATGCAGCGCTACAAGGGCCTTGGCGAGATGAATGCCGAGCAGCTCTGGGAAACGACGCTCGATCCGAATGTGCGTTCGCTGCTGCAGGTCAAGGTCAATGACGCGACCGACGCCGACTCGCTGTTCTCGCGGCTGATGGGCGACGAGGTGGAGCCGCGCCGCGAATTCATCCAGGACAATGCGCTGTCGGTGGCCAATCTGGATATTTGAGACCGTAGCGATGCTCTAAAGAAGCTTGCCAAAGCGGCGTTCAGCAGCGCCGCCTGACCACGATCCACTCCGACGATATAGCTCGTGAAATTGGTCGCACCGTTGCCGATGCGGCGATTCTAGCCAGTGGCTCCAGGCGATGAAATAGCCTCATGGCCTGCTTCCGGCTGTCTGTTCCGGCCACCGATCCGGCAAGTGGTCCTCTATTCCGGCATTCCAAGGCTTCTCAGCGCGTTTTCGTGTCGGTCGAGAATTTCAGCTCTAAAGGGCATCGAGTCGCGAACCGTCCGCAAGGTGAGCTCCGGATATTCGCGCTGACAACGCACCATTTGCTGCCGGGCTTCGTCGAGGCGTCCCGCTTCGACAAGGGCCGGCATCAGCGTACGCAGTATCCACAAGGCATTCGGATGCTCCGCCAGGATACGCAGATACAGGTCCGCCGCCTGACCGGGCCGCCTGGCGCTGAAATGCACGACAGCCAGGCCCAAGTGACAGGTATAAACCATGGGATCGAACGGCCCCAGTCGCAGCGACCGCTCGAAGCATTCCGCCGCCCGCTCGACCTCGTCTCTGTAGGCTGCAACCCACCCGCTCCTGTTCCAGGCAAAGGCCGAATTGGGATCGATCGAACACGCCTTTTCAAGCAGCGCGCCTGCGGTGACGAAATTGCCCGACACGGTGTGGGCAGCGCCGAGCACGGCCAGGGAAAATGGATCGTCACCGTTGAGTTCGGCAGATCGCTCCGCCAGCCCCAGC includes the following:
- a CDS encoding cytochrome P450 translates to MDTKPAPFVPPAPTPRTKPPSTLEMMRIIYRNPLELWGEHTYNEPWISVTGVGGPLVVANDPGLIRHVLVDNARNYKMATVRQLVLRPILRDGLLTAEGEVWKRSRKAMAPVFTPRHIFGFAEPMLRRTLEFATRYEAGGETDVAHDMTLLTYDILAETLFSGEIAGEPGSFAKEIDRLFETMGRVDPLDLLRAPEWLPRLTRIRGRKTMAYFRNIVAGTVRMREERMKRDPDGVPQDFLTLLLRAEGPDGLTRAEVEDNIITFIGAGHETTARALGWTIYCLAGAPWERDKVEREIDAVLAREPDPTKWLDAMPLTRAVFEEALRLYPPAPSINREPIEPETWNGLYIPKYAAVLVMPWVVHRHRKLWDRPNAFLPERFHPENRDRIDRFQYLPFGAGPRVCIGASFAMQEAIIALAILLSRFRFDVTPETRPWPVQKLTTQPQGGLPMQVSRRA
- the gyrB gene encoding DNA topoisomerase (ATP-hydrolyzing) subunit B, producing MSDQTESANGAEAEYGADSIKVLKGLDAVRKRPGMYIGDTDDGSGLHHMVYEVVDNAIDEALAGHADLVSVTLNPDGSVTVIDNGRGIPTDIHPSEGVSAAEVIMTQLHAGGKFDQNSYKVSGGLHGVGVSVVNALSAWLKIKVRRNGEIFEMSFTHGNADAPLKVTGSYEQDKRPGTYEGRSGSEITFFPSAETFTMVEFDYSTLEHRLRELAFLNSGVRIVLTDARHADIVRHELHYDGGLEEFVKYLDRVKKPLIETPIAIRAERDGITVEVAMWWNDSYHENVLAFTNNIPQRDGGTHLAGFRAALTRQVTGYGESSGQTKKEKVSLTGDDCREGLTAVLSVKVPDPKFSSQTKDKLVSSEVRPVVESLVNEALGTWLEEHPAEGKVVVEKVIQAAAAREAARKARDITRKSSLGVTSLPGKLADCQERDPAKSEIFIVEGDSAGGSAKGGRSRQNQAILPLRGKILNVERARFDRMLSSDMIGTLITALGTSIGKDEFNADKLRYHKIILMTDADVDGAHIRTLLLTFFFRQMPELIERGHLYIAQPPLYKVTRGKSSQYLKDENAYEEYLIESGLDEASLTLASGEVRTGQDLRSAIDDAIAVRQLINGLHTRYNRSVVEQAAIAGALNADVLADLGRANAMAERVAGRLDMIAEETERGWTGRPSASNDGSGGYVFERTVRGVKDVAQLDAGLIASADARQLDRYASRLAEVYGEQPTLRRKESSELLSGPLALLNAVFATGRKGLTMQRYKGLGEMNAEQLWETTLDPNVRSLLQVKVNDATDADSLFSRLMGDEVEPRREFIQDNALSVANLDI
- a CDS encoding NADPH-dependent FMN reductase, which translates into the protein MKQRLDIIIGSTRPGRAGPIFGEWLEGFAREHGKFEPVLTDIAAFNLPMLDEPHHPRLRKYENDHTKAWSKAIDAADAFVFVAPEYNYFVAPAIVNAIDYLVHEWRYKPAAIFSYGGVSGGLRAAQALKPLLTSVGVMPIPEGVALPAYATLLDQNRAFHPSEQVQGGARTMLDELSRWSEALKTLRAAG